In a genomic window of Littorina saxatilis isolate snail1 linkage group LG6, US_GU_Lsax_2.0, whole genome shotgun sequence:
- the LOC138968783 gene encoding alpha-L-iduronidase-like, whose product MSRRLCVTEALLTMLIICLHCASGASRQDLKLVVRAQSNSSPFRQFWRSTGFCPPLPHQAAADFDLSPDMEQNLAYIGAVPHSGVEQVRIHWLLDLVKVKSFSSGQPVYDFTSLDQLIDMIHVNGLKPGFEVMGSPSSIFTHMENKTQVYWFKDLVKQVAQRYISQYGLDYIKTWNFETWNEPDCHDFDELNITTQGLFNYYDACSEGLKAANPQLIFGGPGNACSGGPLRKRARTHMGEALIGHAAHGINYFTGEKGVRMDYISLHHKGGGQSLPILQAELQSMQTIRSQYPSLAHLPFMNDEADPLVHWSRPEIWRATAMYAAVAVKIIGQHQNMLIGPDKSPLNYTLLSNDNGFLSYFPHQFTQRTLVARFQMNATRNNSRSLDDSGSGLFEQDGGTINKRAAQLEDYVTFVRKPIHSAMVLLAKLGDQVVSSDVLDQQSGHALSKDDYAGAIATVHTPSLGGSDGNEWAAVLYSSPDTSTPSKHGMLIFDWTIKPTNAADLMLAIYAVNNIVSNPYSIWTNNCKSADFPSLEQFSLIRKFEGPSRYSLTAVKSDVNGVVSIPALEVMEPDVVLLHLCQKSPHPPEAVTGLRMINITAGERLIRWSDANIKTKCIKTYDVEFAPGSTGYFNRINPDDIIANAFVFSTDSESKVLGRYRVRAVDYWNRAGPYSSTLEHIH is encoded by the exons ATGTCTCGACGACTGTGCGTCACAGAGGCGCTGTTAACCATGCTAATCATATGTCTCCATTGTGCCTCTGGGGCAAGCCGTCAAGATTTGAAGCTGGTGGTGCGTGCACAATCAAACAGCAGTCCCTTCAGACAATTCTGGAGAAGCACAGGATTCTG TCCACCATTGCCCCACCAGGCTGCAGCAGACTTTGACCTGAGTCCGGACATGGAGCAGAACCTGGCTTACATCGGCGCCGTGCCTCACAGTGGTGTAGAGCAAGTCCGCATTCACTGGCTTCTCGATCTGGTCAAGGTTAAAAG CTTTTCGTCAGGTCAGCCAGTGTATGACTTCACCAGTCTGGACCAGCTGATCGACATGATTCACGTCAACGGATTGAAGCCAGGTTTCGAGGTCATGGGCAGTCCTTCCAGCATCTTCACACACATGGAGAATAAGACCCAGGTCTACTGGTTCAAAGATCTGGTCAAGCAGGTTGCTCAGAGATATATTA GCCAATATGGTTTGGATTACATCAAGACATGGAACTTTGAGACATGGAATGAGCCAGACTGTCATGACTTTGATGAGCTCAACATAACCACCCAAG GCTTGTTCAATTACTATGATGCATGTTCAGAAGGGTTGAAGGCAGCAAACCCACAGCTAATCTTCGGCGGACCCGGCAATGCTTGCAGCGGTGGTCCACTG AGAAAGCGAGCAAGGACTCACATGGGAGAAGCACTTATCGGCCACGCAGCGCATGGGATTAACTATTTCACGGGAGAGAAAGGTGTACGCATGGACTACATATCCCTTCACCATAAG gGGGGCGGGCAATCTCTACCCATTCTTCAAGCAGAGTTACAGTCGATGCAAACAATACGCAGTCAGTACCCGTCTCTGGCCCATCTGCCTTTCATGAATGA TGAAGCGGACCCACTGGTGCATTGGAGTCGACCTGAAATCTGGCGAGCCACTGCAATGTACGCTGCTGTCGCTGTTAAG ATCATAGGGCAGCACCAGAACATGCTGATCGGGCCGGACAAGTCCCCACTAAACTACACCCTTCTCAGCAACGACAATGGATTTCTCAGCTACTTCCCTCACCAGTTCACCCAGCGCACGTTGGTCGCTCGGTTCCAGATGAACGCCACCAGAAACAACAGTAGAAGCCTTGACGACAGTGGCAGCGGCCTTTTCGAACAAGATGGTGGTACAATAAACAAACGAGCAGCACAGTTAGAAGACTATGTGACGTTTGTGCGCAAACCCATCCACTCTGCTATGGTGCTGCTGGCAAAACTAGGTGATCAGGTGGTGTCTTCTGATGTATTGG ATCAACAAAGTGGGCATGCACTCTCAAAAGATGACTATGCTGGAGCAATTGCTACTGTACATACACCAAGCTTGGGTGGCTCCGATGG AAACGAGTGGGCAGCAGTTTTGTATTCTAGTCCCGATACCTCAACGCCATCTAAACATGGAATGCTGATATTTGATTGGACAATTAAGCCAACCAACGCTGCAG ATCTGATGCTGGCAATTTATGCTGTGAACAACATTGTGAGCAACCCCTACAGTATATGGACGAACAATTGCAAAAGTGCCGACTTCCCTTCTCTGGAGCAGTTCTCTCTTATCAGGAAATTTGAG GGGCCGTCTCGGTACAGCTTGACGGCAGTAAAATCGGATGTGAACGGTGTGGTCAGTATTCCTGCCCTTGAAGTGATGGAACCTGATGTGGTGCTGTTGCATCTCTGTCAGAAGTCACCTCACCCTCCTGAAGCC GTAACGGGCCTGAGGATGATCAACATCACAGCAGGAGAGAGACTTATCCGCTGGTCTGATGCCAACATTAAAACCAA ATGCATCAAGACATATGATGTGGAATTTGCTCCCGGGAGCACAGGATACTTCAATCGAATCAACCCAGATGACATCATTGCCAAT
- the LOC138968782 gene encoding alpha-L-iduronidase-like isoform X3 gives MWRQLCGTVAVLLVLVPCLHGTSAGRQDLRLVVRAQGQSSPFRHFWRSTGFCPPEPHQAAADFDNSQDMEQNLAYIGSVPHSGIGQVRIHWLLDLIKVTSFSSGQPVYNFTSLDILLARLHLNGLRPGFEVMGSPSGIFTDMENKTQVYWFKDLVRQVAKRYIGKYGLDYVKTWNFETWNEPDCHDFDELKVNMTTQGFLNYYDACSEGLKAASPLLTFGGPGNGCGNVVQKKRSTTDYGEALLVHVSNGTNYFTGEKGVRIDFISLHKKGGGKSLNVLDEDVQAMDTIRSQFPALVNKPYYNDEADPLVGWSKPQEWRATANYAAVAVKIIGQHQNMLIGPGKSPLNYTLLSNDNGFLSYFPHQFTQRTLVARFQMNATRNESGVNSGSVKKLMKDENTGNRGGANSANYVTFVRKPIHAVMALLAKLGDRVVSSDVLDEKSGHALPKDDYAGAIATVHTASLGGSDGNEWATVVYSSPDTSLPSQIGLLNFNWTIQPANAADLMLAIYSVNDRLTNPYKVWTIMCSRANYPSLDQFSLIRKYEEPHRYRLEMVKSDERGVVSISHQEIMEPEVILLHMCQKSPQPPESVTGLWMINITAGERLIRWSDANIKTKCIKTYEVEFAPGSSGKYQRINPDDLIVNVFVFSTDSESKVQGSYRVRAVDYWDRTGPYSSAVRHIH, from the exons TCCACCTGAACCTCACCAGGCAGCGGCAGACTTTGACAACAGCCAAGACATGGAGCAGAACCTGGCTTACATCGGCTCCGTGCCTCACAGTGGTATCGGACAAGTCAGGATTCACTGGCTTCTCGATCTCATCAAGGTCACAAG CTTTTCATCTGGTCAGCCAGTGTACAACTTCACAAGTCTGGACATCCTGTTAGCCAGGCTTCACTTGAACGGATTGCGGCCAGGTTTTGAGGTCATGGGCAGTCCCTCCGGTATCTTCACAGACATGGAGAATAAGACCCAGGTCTACTGGTTCAAAGATCTGGTCAGACAGGTGGCGAAGAGATATATTG GAAAATACGGTTTGGATTATGTCAAGACATGGAACTTTGAGACATGGAACGAACCAGACTGTCATGACTTTGATGAGCTAAAAGTAAACATGACCACGCAAG GCTTTCTTAATTACTATGATGCCTGCTCAGAGGGACTAAAGGCAGCCAGTCCTCTGTTAACTTTTGGCGGACCAGGAAACGGTTGCGGGAATGTAGTG CAGAAAAAGCGGTCAACGACTGACTATGGAGAAGCACTTCTTGTCCACGTGTCAAATGGAACCAACTACTTTACTGGGGAAAAAGGAGTACGCATAGACTTCATATCTCTGCACAAGAAG GGTGGCGGAAAATCTCTAAACGTTCTGGATGAAGATGTGCAGGCAATGGACACGATTCGCAGCCAGTTCCCCGCTCTTGTCAACAAGCCTTACTATAATGA TGAGGCGGACCCGTTGGTAGGATGGAGCAAGCCTCAGGAGTGGCGTGCTACAGCAAATTATGCTGCCGTGGCTGTAAAG ATCATAGGGCAGCACCAGAACATGCTGATCGGGCCGGGCAAGTCCCCACTGAACTACACCCTTCTCAGCAACGACAACGGATTCCTCAGCTACTTCCCTCACCAGTTCACCCAGCGCACGCTGGTCGCTCGGTTCCAGATGAACGCAACCAGAAATGAGAGTGGCGTCAACAGCGGGAGCGTCAAAAAGTTAATGAAAGACGAGAACACAGGGAACAGGGGAGGAGCAAACTCAGCGAACTATGTGACGTTTGTGCGCAAACCGATCCATGCTGTTATGGCGCTGCTGGCAAAACTGGGCGATAGAGTGGTGTCCTCTGACGTGCTTG ATGAGAAGAGTGGACATGCACTTCCCAAAGACGACTATGCTGGAGCTATTGCCACTGTACATACGGCAAGCCTTGGGGGCTCAGATGG CAACGAGTGGGCAACTGTTGTGTATTCAAGCCCTGACACATCTTTACCATCACAGATTGGACTGCTGAACTTTAATTGGACAATTCAGCCTGCCAATGCTGCAG ATTTGATGCTGGCTATTTATTCTGTGAATGACCGATTGACCAACCCCTACAAGGTTTGGACGATTATGTGCTCTAGAGCAAACTACCCTTCGCTGGACCAGTTTTCTCTGATCAGAAAATATGAG gaacCACATCGGTACAGACTGGAAATGGTGAAATCTGATGAACGAGGAGTGGTGAGCATCTCGCATCAGGAAATAATGGAGCCTGAAGTGATTCTGCTTCATATGTGTCAGAAGTCACCACAGCCACCTGAATCG GTGACAGGCCTCTGGATGATCAACATCACAGCTGGAGAGAGACTAATTCGCTGGTCTGATGCCAACATCAAAACCAA ATGTATCAAGACATATGAAGTAGAATTTGCCCCTGGAAGTTCAGGAAAGTACCAACGGATCAATCCTGATGACCTTATTGTCAACGTGTTTGTATTCTCCACAG ACTCAGAATCGAAGGTCCAAGGAAGCTACAGAGTGAGAGCTGTGGATTACTGGGACAGAACCGGGCCGTATTCTTCAGCCGTCAGACACATTCACTGA